In the Vitis vinifera cultivar Pinot Noir 40024 chromosome 2, ASM3070453v1 genome, one interval contains:
- the LOC100263040 gene encoding CSC1-like protein At1g32090, with protein sequence MATLEDIGVSASINILSAFAFLLAFALLRIQPINDRVYFPKWYICGGRASPRRSANFVGKLVNLNFWTYLTFLNWMPQALRMSEAEIIQHAGLDSAVFLRIYTLGLKIFLPVTVLALLILVPVNVSSGTLFFLRKELVVSDIDKLSISNVRPESTRFFFHIGMEYLFTMWICYMLYKEYHNVALMRLHFLASQHRRVEQFTVVVRNVPHVSGHSISDTVDHFFQTNHPNHYIDHQAVYNANKYSKLVRKRERVRNWLDYNKLKFERHPDRRPTTKIGFLGICGKRVDSIEYYEQQIKEIDKRIALERQRILKDPKSIMPVAFVSFNSRWGAAVCAQTQQSRNPTLWLTNWAPEPRDVYWQNLAIPFVSLSIRKLIVSLTVFALVFFYMIPIAFVQSLANLEGLERVAPFLRAVIELKFIKSFLQGFLPGLALKIFLYILPTVMMILSKIEGYIALSTLERRSSAKYYYFMLVNVFLGSIVTGTAFEQLHSFLHQSPTQIPRTIGVSIPMKATFFITYIMVDGWAGIASEILRLKPLVIFHLKNMFLVKTERDREHAMNPGSVDFPETIPSLQLYFLLGIVYAVVTPILLPFILVFFAFAYFIYRHQVINVYNQQYESGAAFWPHVHSRIIASLLISQLLLMGLLSTKKAANSTPLLIALPILTLTFHKYCKNRFEPAFRKYPLEEAMAKDTMERTTEPNLNIKAYLADAYLHPIFQSFEEEELVEVRVDKNQTHIPSPSESVVSSPSPPHYAYHYEVQPPPHYVHHYHEAEP encoded by the exons ATGGCCACTCTTGAAGACATAGGGGTCTCGGCTTCCATCAACATACTTAGTGCATTTGCCTTCTTGCTGGCCTTTGCTCTCCTCAGGATTCAGCCCATCAACGACAGGGTCTATTTCCCTAAATGGTACATCTGTGGAGGAAGAGCCAGCCCAAGGCGCTCGGCGAATTTTGTGGGCAAGTTGGTCAATCTCAATTTTTGGACTTACCTCACTTTCTTGAACTGGATGCCTCAGGCTCTGAGGATGAGTGAAGCTGAGATCATTCAGCATGCCGGTCTTGACTCTGCTGTTTTCCTCAGAATTTACACTCTCGG attaaaaattttcttaccAGTGACTGTTCTGGCGCTCCTTATTCTTGTTCCAGTCAATGTATCTAGTGGAACATTATTTTTTCTGAGGAAAGAACTGGTTGTGAGCGATATTGATAAGCTTTCAATATCTAATGTCCGTCCTGAATCAACAAG GTTTTTTTTCCACATAGGGATGGAGTATCTGTTCACGATGTGGATTTGTTACATGCTCTACAAGGAATATCATAATGTAGCATTAATGAGGTTGCATTTCTTGGCTTCACAGCACAGGCGTGTGGAACAGTTCACT GTGGTGGTTAGGAATGTGCCGCATGTTTCTGGTCACTCAATATCAGATACTGTAGACCACTTCTTTCAAACAAACCACCCGAACCATTATATTGATCACCAG GCTGTCTATAATGCAAACAAATATTCCAAACTtgtgagaaaaagagagagggTCCGAAATTGGCTAGACTATAACAAGCTTAAGTTTGAAAGACATCCAGACAGGAGACCGACTACAAAG aTTGGATTTCTTGGGATCTGTGGTAAAAGAGTTGATTCGATTGAGTACTATGAACAACAGATAAAGGAGATTGATAAAAGG ATTGCATTAGAACGCCAGAGAATTCTCAAGGACCCAAAATCTATTATGCCAGTTGcttttgtttcatttaattCACGTTGGGGTGCTGCAGTATGTGCACAGACACAGCAAAGTAGGAATCCCACACTTTGGCTCACAAATTGGGCTCCAGAACCTCGTGATGTGTACTGGCAGAATTTGGCTATTCCATTTGTTTCTTTGAGCATCCGGAAACTTATAGTGTCACTAACGGTGTTCGCTTTGGTGTTCTTTTACATGATACCCATTGCTTTTGTGCAATCCCTTGCAAATTTGGAGGGTCTTGAAAGGGTTGCTCCTTTCCTAAGGGCAGTGATAGAATT GAAATTCATCAAATCATTCCTACAGGGTTTCCTTCCTGGTCTAGCTCTTAAAATCTTCTTGTATATTCTTCCTACAGTTATGATGATTCTGTCAAAAATTGAGGGATATATAGCATTATCAACACTAGAACGAAGGTCGTCTGCcaaatactattattttatgttgGTGAATGTGTTCCTGGGGAGTATAGTGACAGGAACAGCTTTCGAGCAACTTCATTCATTCCTTCACCAGTCACCTACTCA GATCCCTAGAACCATTGGGGTGTCAATACCGATGAAGGCTACTTTCTTTATTACATATATAATGGTTGATGGATGGGCTGGCATTGCTAGTGAGATTCTTCGATTAAAGCCTTTGGTCATATTTCATCTTAAGAACATGTTCTTGGTGAAAACTGAAAGAGATAGAGAGCATGCAATGAACCCTGGGAGTGTGGATTTCCCAGAGACCATCCCAAGTCTCCAATTGTACTTCCTTCTAGGGATTGTGTATGCTGTGGTTACTCCAATCCTTCTTCCTTTTATACTTGTCTTCTTTGCCTTTGCGTACTTTATTTACCGGCATCAG GTCATAAATGTGTACAATCAACAATACGAGAGTGGTGCTGCATTCTGGCCACATGTTCACAGCCGCATAATAGCAAGCTTACTAATATCTCAACTTCTTTTGATGGGTCTGCTCAGCACAAAAAAAGCTGCTAATTCCACTCCATTGCTGATTGCTTTACCCATATTAACATTAACATTCCACAAGTATTGCAAGAATCGATTTGAACCTGCATTTAGAAAGTATCCTCTAGAG GAAGCCATGGCAAAGGACACAATGGAACGGACTACAGAACCCAACCTCAACATAAAAGCCTACTTGGCTGATGCATACCTGCATCCAATTTTCCAATCTTTTGAGGAAGAGGAGTTGGTTGAAGTTAGGGTAGACAAAAATCAAACTCACATCCCCAGTCCTTCAGAAAGCGTGGTCAGTTCCCCATCCCCGCCTCATTATGCCTATCATTATGAAGTCCAGCCTCCACCTCATTATGTACATCATTATCATGAAGCTGAGCCCTGA